One genomic segment of Helicobacter enhydrae includes these proteins:
- a CDS encoding Mor transcription activator family protein, translating to MRGVLKEICESYKEGMSWEKICKKYGGVNIYVPKVIPSVREQILEEYNGYNKVFLAHKYNLSVRSVEKIVREWNRNSLS from the coding sequence ATGAGAGGCGTGCTCAAAGAGATCTGTGAGAGTTATAAAGAGGGAATGAGTTGGGAGAAAATCTGCAAGAAATATGGAGGGGTGAATATCTATGTGCCCAAAGTGATCCCAAGTGTGAGGGAGCAAATCTTGGAGGAGTATAATGGGTATAATAAGGTTTTTTTGGCTCACAAATACAATCTGAGTGTGAGGAGTGTGGAGAAGATTGTGAGGGAGTGGAATAGGAATAGTCTATCTTGA
- a CDS encoding phage protein GemA/Gp16 family protein — MTEKQRQYRNALLRKIHTHPKYKEIKGAQAWGDYLYVRFGVSSSKELGIEELLSLIDSLNGYENGRGKDIRGRVMLFGSRQDQKIALLLEDLGMRGMIGEFIYRQTKKRTLEECSTKEKTKIIIGLEKIKRERQ; from the coding sequence ATGACAGAGAAACAAAGGCAATATCGTAATGCACTTTTGAGAAAAATCCACACCCACCCAAAATACAAAGAAATCAAGGGTGCTCAAGCTTGGGGGGATTATCTATATGTGAGGTTTGGGGTGAGTAGCTCTAAGGAGCTTGGAATAGAGGAACTCCTCTCTTTGATTGATAGTCTAAATGGATATGAGAATGGGAGGGGCAAAGATATCAGAGGGAGAGTGATGCTTTTTGGCTCTAGACAAGATCAAAAGATCGCTTTGTTGCTTGAGGATTTGGGAATGAGGGGAATGATTGGTGAGTTTATCTATCGCCAAACTAAGAAAAGAACGCTAGAGGAATGCAGCACAAAAGAAAAGACAAAGATCATCATCGGACTAGAAAAAATCAAAAGGGAGAGACAATGA